A stretch of the Pseudomonadota bacterium genome encodes the following:
- a CDS encoding nickel-dependent hydrogenase large subunit — MSRERTYKVDLLTRVEGEGRFHLVVDGEDVKEAHLSIFEAPRFFEAFMRGRSFQEAPDIVARICGICPVAYQMSAVRALENALAWVPTPEIRTLRRLLYCGEWIESHALHVFLLHAPDFLGYASAMDMARDHKALVERGLRMKKAGNSLIEVLGGRAIHPVSVRVGGFSRAPSPAELGALRPALEQGLGDALTTVKWASGLRAPELESDYVFVTLCAQDYPLEWGDQIAISGRGQFPVEAFDELFEEQQVARSNALHCRLRDGTPYLCGPMARLNHAHERLHPTALAALATSGLTLPLRNPYRSIVVRAIELVHAFAEALAIIDGYSCPQPACFDLEAASASGSGASEAPRGLLWHRYELDAGGLVETARIVPPTSQNQARIEADLVAIAPELLRLDHDAATRRCEQLIRAYDPCISCATHFLELTIDRAGADRSSAI; from the coding sequence ATGAGTCGTGAGCGCACGTACAAGGTGGATCTGCTCACGAGGGTGGAGGGCGAGGGTCGCTTTCACCTGGTGGTCGACGGCGAGGACGTGAAGGAGGCGCACCTGTCGATCTTCGAGGCCCCCAGGTTCTTCGAGGCCTTCATGCGGGGCCGCTCGTTTCAGGAAGCACCCGATATCGTGGCCCGGATCTGCGGCATCTGCCCCGTGGCCTACCAGATGAGCGCGGTGCGCGCGCTCGAAAACGCGCTCGCCTGGGTGCCGACGCCCGAGATACGGACCCTGCGCCGGCTCCTGTACTGCGGCGAATGGATCGAGAGTCACGCCCTGCACGTCTTCCTGCTGCATGCGCCGGATTTCCTTGGCTACGCCAGCGCCATGGACATGGCTCGGGATCACAAGGCCTTGGTCGAGCGTGGTCTGCGCATGAAGAAGGCCGGCAACTCGCTGATCGAAGTCCTGGGAGGCCGCGCCATCCATCCGGTTTCGGTCCGTGTGGGGGGCTTCAGCCGCGCCCCTTCCCCCGCCGAGCTCGGCGCGCTCCGCCCGGCCCTCGAGCAGGGTCTTGGCGACGCCTTGACCACGGTAAAGTGGGCGTCCGGGCTCAGGGCACCCGAGCTCGAGAGCGACTACGTGTTCGTGACGCTGTGCGCGCAAGACTACCCGCTCGAGTGGGGAGACCAGATCGCCATCTCCGGACGCGGGCAGTTTCCGGTAGAGGCTTTTGACGAGCTCTTCGAGGAGCAGCAAGTCGCACGCTCCAACGCGCTTCACTGCCGGCTGCGCGACGGCACCCCCTACCTTTGCGGACCCATGGCCAGGCTCAACCACGCGCACGAACGGCTGCATCCCACGGCGCTTGCTGCGCTCGCCACGAGCGGCCTAACGCTTCCGCTGCGCAATCCCTACCGTTCGATCGTGGTCAGGGCGATCGAGCTGGTGCACGCGTTCGCAGAAGCGCTGGCGATCATCGACGGCTACAGTTGCCCGCAACCCGCATGCTTCGATCTCGAGGCCGCGAGCGCATCGGGCTCGGGAGCCAGCGAAGCGCCCCGCGGCCTGCTTTGGCACCGCTACGAGCTCGACGCCGGCGGGCTCGTTGAAACCGCTCGGATCGTGCCGCCCACATCCCAGAACCAAGCTCGCATCGAAGCCGATCTCGTAGCCATTGCGCCCGAGCTGCTGCGGCTCGATCACGACGCAGCCACCCGCCGCTGCGAGCAGCTCATCCGCGCCTACGACCCCTGCATCTCGTGCGCGACCCACTTCCTCGAGCTGACCATCGATCGTGCCGGCGCGGATAGAAGCTCGGCTATATGA
- a CDS encoding oxidoreductase, translating into MDSSNPVHARRPRLGVFKLASCDGCQLTLLDCEDELLAVAQAVDIVHFPEASSSLMPEGPFDVVLVEGSLSTSEQLEQLHRIRKNARALVTIGACATAGGIQALRNFADHAEFARAVYARPDMLPILAKSTPVAEHVSVDFELRGCPIDKRQLIELIAAMLVGRAPVIPNESVCMECKRRGAVCVVVTKNQACLGPVTHAGCGAICPAFARGCYGCFGPRERPNTRALAQHMRAQGLTGREIARSFRLFTAYAPEFREESERHES; encoded by the coding sequence TTGGATTCTAGCAATCCTGTTCACGCCCGGCGGCCACGCCTCGGAGTGTTCAAGCTCGCGTCGTGCGACGGCTGCCAGCTGACCTTGCTCGACTGCGAGGACGAGCTGCTGGCCGTAGCGCAGGCGGTCGACATCGTGCATTTCCCCGAGGCCTCCTCGAGCCTGATGCCCGAGGGGCCCTTCGACGTGGTCTTGGTCGAGGGATCGCTGTCGACCTCGGAACAACTCGAGCAGCTGCACCGAATCCGCAAAAACGCGCGGGCCCTGGTGACCATCGGGGCCTGCGCCACAGCGGGCGGCATCCAGGCGCTGCGCAACTTCGCCGACCATGCCGAGTTTGCGCGCGCGGTCTACGCGCGGCCCGACATGCTGCCGATCCTGGCGAAGTCGACCCCCGTCGCCGAGCACGTCTCGGTCGACTTCGAGCTGCGAGGCTGCCCGATCGACAAGCGGCAGCTGATCGAGCTGATCGCCGCTATGCTGGTTGGCCGCGCGCCGGTCATCCCCAACGAGAGCGTGTGTATGGAATGCAAGCGACGCGGCGCCGTCTGTGTCGTCGTGACCAAGAACCAAGCTTGCCTCGGGCCGGTGACGCATGCGGGCTGCGGTGCCATCTGCCCCGCGTTCGCTCGCGGATGCTACGGCTGCTTTGGCCCGCGCGAGCGACCCAACACCCGGGCCCTTGCGCAGCACATGCGGGCTCAGGGCTTGACCGGCCGGGAGATCGCTCGCAGCTTCCGGCTCTTCACCGCCTACGCCCCCGAGTTTCGCGAAGAGAGCGAACGCCATGAGTCGTGA